The Allorhodopirellula heiligendammensis genome includes a window with the following:
- a CDS encoding aldose 1-epimerase family protein: MPTETIVLRTTEDREDRIEWDESSVLHLTIETRVGELRVRRGVFRGGVSEGVEIIRLANERMHVDILPTRGMSIWRMQANGVRYQWQSPVVGPVHPNYVDIGEPSGLGWLSGFDELVVRCGLESNGAPEHDSSGRLVYPLHGHIANTPADALSVEFDEASGRVELVAETIEARLFFKRWRMRTRVRIHADRDDVELLDDVTNELSTPESMQLLYHINVGSPLLGENATLSMALDELAPRDDHAAEQIDQWNRVEGPTSAYQERVYFARPLPDDSGIARALLADAERKRGLEVRFKTSTLPWFILWKNAAETGDGYVCGLEPATNFPNQRSFEHENGRTLKLDGGETASFRVTLSPLTTQAAVQQSEDVIRKLSNDQSVRISRTPHSRWSAGANESTDANGASP, encoded by the coding sequence ATGCCGACTGAAACTATCGTCCTGCGAACCACCGAAGACCGTGAAGATCGCATTGAATGGGATGAATCGAGCGTATTGCACCTGACCATCGAAACCCGTGTCGGGGAGCTGAGAGTTCGCCGCGGTGTGTTTCGCGGCGGCGTCAGTGAGGGGGTGGAGATCATCCGACTGGCCAACGAACGGATGCATGTCGATATTTTGCCGACCCGGGGTATGTCGATTTGGCGGATGCAAGCCAATGGGGTCCGCTATCAATGGCAATCGCCGGTGGTCGGCCCTGTTCACCCGAACTACGTCGACATCGGGGAGCCGAGCGGACTGGGATGGCTTTCCGGTTTCGACGAACTGGTGGTGCGCTGTGGTCTTGAAAGCAACGGGGCTCCCGAGCACGACTCGTCCGGGCGGCTGGTCTATCCGCTGCATGGTCATATCGCCAACACCCCCGCGGACGCGCTCTCGGTGGAGTTTGACGAAGCATCCGGACGGGTCGAATTGGTTGCTGAAACGATCGAAGCTCGATTGTTCTTCAAACGCTGGCGAATGCGCACTCGAGTCCGTATCCACGCTGATCGCGACGACGTGGAGCTGCTCGATGACGTGACCAACGAACTTTCCACGCCAGAGTCGATGCAGTTGCTCTATCACATCAATGTCGGCTCTCCACTGCTCGGCGAAAACGCGACCCTGAGCATGGCGTTGGATGAACTGGCCCCACGTGACGACCACGCGGCCGAACAGATTGATCAGTGGAACCGGGTGGAAGGCCCCACCTCGGCCTATCAGGAACGTGTCTATTTTGCTCGTCCGCTGCCAGACGATTCCGGCATCGCCCGGGCGTTGCTCGCCGACGCAGAACGCAAACGTGGATTGGAGGTTCGCTTTAAAACCTCAACCCTCCCCTGGTTCATCCTCTGGAAAAACGCTGCGGAGACAGGCGACGGATATGTGTGTGGCCTCGAGCCGGCGACCAATTTCCCAAACCAACGTAGTTTTGAACATGAAAACGGACGCACGCTGAAACTTGACGGCGGGGAAACAGCTTCCTTCCGCGTGACGCTGTCGCCACTGACCACGCAGGCGGCGGTCCAACAATCCGAAGATGTTATTCGCAAGCTGAGCAATGATCAGTCCGTTCGCATTTCACGCACGCCGCACAGCCGCTGGAGTGCCGGAGCGAACGAATCAACCGACGCCAACGGAGCATCGCCATGA
- a CDS encoding polysaccharide biosynthesis/export family protein, translated as MNTTVFQSPVGRLFRSAIGCSLAVAVATSLTGCTSLTQPINGIPANRLSPEFFPPPKNDLVPVDIAILSREPPRDYQIGPDDILGVYIEGVLPFNAPNAPPQPPPVNFPAENSTLPPSIGYPIAVQNDGTLALPLIEPLKVSGLTLDQVREKIRQVYIKEEILREEKARPIVTLIKERTFDVIVVREDAIGGGSRGGDATILGSDRSASGGLVKLPAYQNDVLHALVETGGLPGLTAKNEVLVLRASEADKRKRADFLREYWAAQRAAEVDPCYCAPELPDDPSILRIPLRVSPGVIPNISEEDITLQDGDIVYIESRETEVFYTGGLLPGGQHLLPRDYDLDVLGAMALAGQGIGSEARGGGGGGIGGLRSMGVAPGMLYVLRNTPCKGQVAIEVDLAKAINDPRSRPLVQPGDTLILQYKCEEEVINFGLGTFFTYGIRELFNNR; from the coding sequence ATGAACACCACCGTTTTTCAATCCCCAGTCGGGCGACTTTTCCGCTCGGCCATCGGGTGCAGTCTTGCTGTCGCAGTGGCCACATCCCTGACCGGTTGTACGAGCTTAACTCAGCCTATCAATGGCATTCCTGCCAATCGATTGTCGCCAGAATTTTTCCCGCCGCCCAAGAACGATTTGGTTCCGGTCGACATCGCGATCTTGTCACGCGAACCGCCTCGCGACTATCAGATCGGCCCCGATGATATTCTCGGGGTGTATATCGAAGGTGTGTTACCATTCAACGCCCCTAACGCGCCGCCACAACCACCGCCGGTCAACTTTCCTGCCGAGAACAGCACCCTGCCGCCTTCGATTGGTTACCCCATCGCAGTGCAGAATGACGGTACTTTGGCTTTGCCGCTTATTGAGCCGCTCAAGGTCAGTGGGCTGACCCTCGATCAGGTGCGTGAAAAAATACGCCAGGTGTACATCAAAGAAGAGATTTTGCGTGAAGAGAAGGCGCGACCGATCGTCACGTTGATCAAGGAACGCACGTTTGATGTGATTGTGGTGCGGGAAGATGCCATCGGCGGAGGAAGCCGCGGTGGCGACGCGACCATCCTTGGTAGCGATCGCTCCGCCTCGGGCGGATTGGTGAAACTCCCCGCCTACCAGAACGATGTGCTGCATGCCCTGGTGGAAACCGGCGGATTGCCAGGGCTCACCGCTAAGAATGAAGTCCTCGTGTTGCGAGCGTCGGAAGCGGACAAACGTAAACGCGCTGATTTTCTTCGCGAGTACTGGGCCGCCCAACGCGCAGCGGAAGTCGACCCGTGCTACTGTGCACCGGAGTTACCCGATGATCCTTCGATCCTCCGCATCCCGTTGCGGGTGAGCCCAGGCGTCATTCCGAATATTTCCGAAGAGGACATCACGCTGCAAGATGGCGATATCGTGTATATCGAAAGCCGAGAAACGGAGGTCTTTTACACCGGTGGATTGCTGCCAGGTGGTCAACACTTGCTACCGCGAGACTATGACCTCGACGTGCTGGGCGCGATGGCATTAGCCGGCCAAGGGATCGGATCCGAAGCTCGGGGAGGTGGTGGTGGTGGAATCGGGGGTCTGCGAAGCATGGGTGTGGCTCCGGGTATGCTCTACGTCCTTCGCAACACGCCGTGCAAGGGGCAGGTTGCGATCGAAGTCGACCTCGCCAAAGCGATCAATGATCCCCGCAGTCGCCCCCTGGTCCAACCTGGTGATACGCTAATCCTGCAGTACAAGTGCGAAGAAGAAGTCATCAACTTCGGTTTGGGGACGTTCTTCACCTATGGGATTCGCGAGCTGTTTAACAACCGCTAG